The genome window CAGTACCATCCTCAAGTTGATAAGCCGCATTCCCTACAAACGGAGCGCGATTTTCTACCTTTCCCCGAAGATAAACTTCAGCATCCACTTGCCGCTTTTGTTGAACGTCGCCAATGCTAGCCACATTAAAGCCAAGATTAAGTTGAGACAGAGGTAAATTGCCACAACTGAAAAAACCGCTGGCGAGGATTAGCGACAAAGAGCCGGTACAGAATCTTTGAACCCAAACTTGCTTAATTGCAGTAGTCATTGGTCAACTGATTTGAGATTTGAGATACGACTTACTTTAACAGAATCCCCAGAATCGATCGCAAATAAGAAATTTCTCTAGTGTAGTCCTTGGCGGGGATTAAGCTAAAATCTAAAATCGTCAGCCCCTAACCCAGAGTCTACAATGGATGCCAAAACTGCTCAAATACTAGATGGCAAAGCTTTAGCGACAAAGATTCAAAGCGAGCTGAGCGATCGAGTCCGCGCCCTACAACCCCAAAAGGGGCGTCCTCCGGGACTTGCGGTGCTGATGGTGGGAGACAACCCAGCTAGCGCAGCCTATGTTCGCAATAAAGAGAGAGCCTGCGCTAAAGTTGGCATAGCTTCCTTCGGCAAGCATTACCCCGCAAACGCTACTCAAGCCGAACTAGAACTTGCAATTCGTGCACTCAACGAGGACGATCGAGTAGACGGCATTTTAGTTCAATTACCGCTACCAGAACACTTAGATGCAATTTCCCTGCTGTACCAAATTGCCCCCGACAAAGATGCTGACGGACTTCACCCTGTCAATTTAGGCCGTCTCGTGCGCGGGGAAGAAGGTTTGCGGAGTTGTACTCCCGCCGGAGTGATGCGGTTATTGCAGGAATACCAGATTGATTTAAAAGGAAAAAATGCCGTTGTTTTGGGACGGAGTATTTTGGTAGGTAAACCGATGGCGCTGATGCTGTTAGAAGCCGACTGCACTGTTACTGTAGCTCATTCTCGATCGCAAAACCTAGAATCGATTACCAATCAAGCCGATATTTTAATAGCCGCAGTCGGCCGCACAGAAATGATTGCAGCTAATATGGTCAAACCCGGAGCGGTAGTAATTGATGTCGGTATTAACCGCGTCGTCAATCCAGACGGTACGAGCCGTTTGGCCGGAGATGTTGATTTTAATGCGGTTAAAACAGTAGCCGAATTTATCACGCCGGTGCCGGGAGGAATCGGGCCGATGACTGTTGCTATGCTTTTGGAAAATACCGTTTCGAGTTATATTGAATACGGTTCTAATTGAATTGGGGCAAACTTGTGAGCCAGTATTAGCTCAATTAGTAGGGTTAGTAATCTACCAACACACAAAGATTTTAGCTATGGCTTTAAAACCCGATCCATCAGGGATAGTGCGCTTAATTGGCGACAACACCTCGGAATTTATTCAACTTTTTCCTGGAGATCTAACCAACTTCCCTTTAGGAGCTTGGGCCCTGGATGGCGACGATACAGTCGATGGCTCAGGGGCTAGCGAGTTAATCCTGGGAAATGAAGGGGAAGATATTCTCAGAGGTTTTGCAGGCAACGATTCTGTATTTGGGGGAAAAGGAAAAGATGCCCTGTATGGACAGGAGGGAAATAACTCCCTCAGTGGTGGTCTAGATGCTGATTTTCTTCTTGGAGAGGCTGGCGATGATATTTTATTTGGGGGTAGAGGCAATGATGCTTTAGACGGCGGAGAGGGGAATAACACTCTGGTTGGCGGCTTGGGCAGAGACTTCTTAAGTTGTGGGTTTGGCAATAATTTATGCGTTCTAGGAATAGATCCTGCCACTACAGATATCAATTCTAGTGATATAATCGAAAGTTTCGATCCTGATTTAGATC of Oscillatoria nigro-viridis PCC 7112 contains these proteins:
- the folD gene encoding bifunctional methylenetetrahydrofolate dehydrogenase/methenyltetrahydrofolate cyclohydrolase FolD, with the protein product MDAKTAQILDGKALATKIQSELSDRVRALQPQKGRPPGLAVLMVGDNPASAAYVRNKERACAKVGIASFGKHYPANATQAELELAIRALNEDDRVDGILVQLPLPEHLDAISLLYQIAPDKDADGLHPVNLGRLVRGEEGLRSCTPAGVMRLLQEYQIDLKGKNAVVLGRSILVGKPMALMLLEADCTVTVAHSRSQNLESITNQADILIAAVGRTEMIAANMVKPGAVVIDVGINRVVNPDGTSRLAGDVDFNAVKTVAEFITPVPGGIGPMTVAMLLENTVSSYIEYGSN
- a CDS encoding calcium-binding protein, with the protein product MALKPDPSGIVRLIGDNTSEFIQLFPGDLTNFPLGAWALDGDDTVDGSGASELILGNEGEDILRGFAGNDSVFGGKGKDALYGQEGNNSLSGGLDADFLLGEAGDDILFGGRGNDALDGGEGNNTLVGGLGRDFLSCGFGNNLCVLGIDPATTDINSSDIIESFDPDLDRIGLASDLTVNDIVLEPVQNVALTYTFDLPQALQPLLPPGPAGASGSASGTQPRGGITGLYSGTLIRVRNSNAILGFVDNVTPNELQSRIVSVQGF